The Candidatus Aminicenantes bacterium DNA window GAGGATCTGGCGGAGCTCGCCACCGTCGAGCCACACGCCGTGATCGCGGCACTTGTCGACGACCACGCCGCTACGCGAACCGAAGTTGATGCGGTTCATCAGCCTCTTGCAGACTGGGCAGTCGATGTAGCCCAGGGGGTATTCGCTGCTGCGCTTGACGTTCTGGAGTTCGTTGAGGCGCGGGGGGTCGATTTCGTAGACATGGGTGACCGCTTTATCCAGCAGCGCTTCCAGCTCGCCGGGATCGAAGAAAAGTCCCAAGCAGCGTTCGCAGCGCTCGATATAGAACGTCTTTCCCAGGCGCAGGTCGATGAGCTGCATGGGGATGTGGCAACGCGGGCAGATCCGCTTGGTTTCGGGCTTTTCGATCGTGTAGCGGTGGATCATCGCCAGGTCGACGTCCTGGCGGGTCTTGCAATATTGGCAGATGAGGAGGCTGCCGCTAAGCGGCGCGCCGCAATTGCAACAGTTCGCCATGGCCCGCCCGCCTCCGTTAAAAGAGAAAGCTAGGACGCGGAGGGTCGGCGCCAATTCGCTTTCGCAGCGGAGTGCAGCGACGTAACGGTCAAGGAGGATTTCCGCTTGGCGACCCAATTGCCGCTGAAGACTTTGTCGGCCGTCTGGTAGCGTTTGCAGGTCCCGCCCATCGTGTTGTCGTCGGTGAACGTTCCGGAATACTCGTAGGTGACGTTGGGAAAGACCAAGTTGAAAGCGACGGTAGAGCCGATGAAGGTGAAGGTGCCGCTGCCGCCCTGGCTGTCACTGACGGTGCCGCTCGCATAGTTGCCACTGAAGGTGGCGTTGACGGTGAACGAGCTGCCGTCGTCGTAGACCTCCGCCAGCACCCAGGTGTCGCGGAGTTTTTTGCCGGCCGTGGCCGTCACGTCGAGGGTGTGGTCATCGTCCATGGTGATGGTGCCGCTGCTGTCGACCACCGTCCCGTCCAGGAGGACGGTCAGATTGAAGTAGCCCTCGGCGACCGCGTAGCTGTAGCTGACCGTGGCCCCCTGCCCATAGTTGAACGTGCCCACCGCCGGCATCCCGCTCACGCCCTCGCCTACGGTGACGGTCAGGCCGCGCTGGATGTTGTCATCGGCATAGGCCTGAAGAGTGTGTTCGCCCGGGCCCAGGGTCAGCGTCCCGCTGGCCGCGACGGCGTTGCCGTTCCAGAGCACGGTCAGGGTGCTGTAGCCTGGCTTCAGGCTGAAGCTGTATTGCATCGTATCGCCGGATACCAGGTTGTAGGTGCCCTGCTCCGGGACTCCGGTCACGCCCTCCGACAGCACGACAAGCACTTTGCTGGCCACCGTTTCCGCCTGCTTGCAGGCGGTGAACGAGAAAATGGCCGCCGCCAGGGCCGCGACCAGGATCGGGAGTATTGTTCTTTTCATGTTTTCCTCGCTTATTGCTACAGATTGATGCCCAGGCCCAATTGCAGGTGCCAGCCGCCCAGGCTGCTGCTGATGTTGTCGATGGTATCGGCGGCGTGCATGTAGCCGATGGCCAGTTCGCCGAAAATGTTCTTGTAAAGCCCATAGGTGAAGGCCAGGTTCGCGCGCAGGCCGATCCCGGCCTGACGGACCGTTTCGGTACTGAGGAGGGCGTTGGTGGTGATGTCGCTGGTCGATTTATCGATGGTATTGGCGATGGAACAGATGCCGATCTCGGCCCGGATGGCGAGTTGCTGCTCGCGCAAGTAGCCGGCGAAAAACCCCAAACCGCCGGCGATGATGCGCTTGGCCACGGTGCGCTCGACGTTGATGTCCTGGGTGAACGCGTTTTTCGAGCTCCAGTCCGCCCAGCTCTCGTTCAACGGGAAATAGCCGTGGCTGCCCCAGACGTAAAGGTTGCCCACCAGCAGGTAGGCGGCCTTTGCTTCATAAAAAATTTTGTATTGCTTGGCCTGGCCGGTATAGTTGTTTGCGGGCAAGGACATGCAATCGCCATAAAGGTTGAATATGAGCTTCCCTCCGGCGGCGAAAGCGGAAGCGGAAAACAAGAAAACCAGCAGAACCACGCCAAGCGACTTTTTCATGCATACCTCCCATTGGATTGCAGCGCTGGAACATTCGGTGCGATATATTTTTTGGATTGTAATGGTAAACAGGCCGAAAAAGGTTTTCTTGCGGCCGGGGCGGGGGCGTT harbors:
- a CDS encoding zf-TFIIB domain-containing protein translates to MANCCNCGAPLSGSLLICQYCKTRQDVDLAMIHRYTIEKPETKRICPRCHIPMQLIDLRLGKTFYIERCERCLGLFFDPGELEALLDKAVTHVYEIDPPRLNELQNVKRSSEYPLGYIDCPVCKRLMNRINFGSRSGVVVDKCRDHGVWLDGGELRQILEWVKAGGEIYHQQQQFETAQLELEQEKKRIQFQEMD